One Helianthus annuus cultivar XRQ/B chromosome 7, HanXRQr2.0-SUNRISE, whole genome shotgun sequence genomic region harbors:
- the LOC110880988 gene encoding uncharacterized protein LOC110880988, with amino-acid sequence MADASNVNDNDDVARQEAFENKVTEVAEGVMQANLPRLTQEVESRVLGVVDAMMTSKIEELKELIEGSKSKGKERRCTYKDFMACNPATYDGKIDPIACQRWISNIEAVFIRSRCDNEDKVMFATGQLTFQAKDWWDAHSKEIGEERLQTMTWQEFKDPFMKYHCPQSAVDKIQEDFLRLRQKNETINEISNTFLDKMKFCGEFVQTERMKINRFYGVLKAEFREFITPSKCETLDELINLARDREIEIKRQEERGEKRPNEKGGNSTPTKKGKYQEQGRKDKSKSGITPCKTCGKLHTGECLLGKKGCYKCGKEGHSSYQCPNSPKTCFNCFEKGHIKSECPKLQQESKKEDKKQEGSKAKGRMFQITSEEAKSHPNVISGVKEEGSSAKKTEGSQDRGKSST; translated from the exons ATGGCTGATGCAAGCAACGTTAATGATAATGACGATGTGGCTAGACAAGAAGCGTTCGAGAACAAAGTTACGGAAGTAGCGGAAGGGGTTATGCAAGCAAATCTTCCACGGTTGACTCAAGAGGTAGAAAGCCGAGTTCTGGGGGTTGTGGATGCTATGATGACCAGTAAGATCGAAGAATTGAAAGAGCTAATTGAGGGGTCTAAAAGTAAAGGTAAGGAACGACGATGCACGTATAAAGACTTTATGGCGTGCAATCCGGCAACGTATGATGGTAAAATTGACCCGATCGCATGCCAAAGATGGATTTCAAATATAGAAGCAGTGTTCATTCGAAGTCGTTGTGATAACGAAGATAAGGTGATGTTCGCCACCGGCCAACTCACTTTTCAggcaaaagattggtgggatgcaCACAGTAAAGAGATAGGTGAAGAAAGGCTCCAAACGATGACCTGGCAAGAGTTTAAGGATCCTTTCATGAAATATCACTGCCCCCAGTCCGCCGTTGATAAGATTCAAGAGGATTTCTTACGCCTCCGACAGAAGAACGAGACGATAAATGAGATATCAAACACCTtcttggataagatgaagttttgtggAGAGTTTGTGCAAACTGAAAGGATGAAGATTAACCGCTTTTATGGCGTGTTAAAGGCAGAATTTAGGGAGTTCATCACTCCCTCGAAGTGTGAGACTCTTGATGAGCTCATCAACCTAGCGCGAGATAGAGAAATCGAGATCAAGAGGCAAGAAGAGCGTGGAGAAAAGAGACCTAATGAAAAAGGTGGAAATTCGACCCCGACCAAAAAGGGGAAGTATCAAGAGCAAGGAAGAAAGGATAAGTCGAAGAGTGGAATCACGCCGTGCAAGACTTGTGGGAAACTTCATACGGGGGAATGTTTGTTAGGCAAGAAAGGATGTTACAAATGCGGTAAGGAAGGACACTCATCTTATCAATGTCCGAATAGCCCAAAAACTTGCTTTAACTGTttcgaaaaagggcacatcaaatCTGAGTGCCCGAAACTCCAGCAAGAGTCGAAGAAGGAAGATAAGAAACAAGAAGGTTCTAAGGCCAAGGGTAGAATGTTCCAAATTACATCCGAAGAGGCCAAGTCTCACCCGAATGTGATTTCAG gcgtgaaggaagaaggcTCAAGTGCTAAGAAAACGGAAGGttcacaagatcgag gtaaatcctcgacTTAG